DNA from Gephyromycinifex aptenodytis:
CTCGGCAGGCAGGGCGAAGAAGGCGCGATAGGCCAGCGAGTGTCCGTCGAGGAGAAGAAGTCGGCTCACGCATGGCAGCCTAGGCCCAGCTACTGACAGCGCCCCACCCGAGCGCGGTCAACCCGCAGTCGAAAGGTGAAAGATGTCTGAGAAGCCGACCGAAGGCGCCCGCGGCGGGCTGCACGCCCTGACCGAACTGGGCCAGCACGTCAAGGGTGACGGGGTCGCCGGAACCCTGATGGAGCGGATGGGGATCGAGATCACCCACGTCGGCCCGGAGGGTGCCCGCGGCACCATGCCGGTGGAGGGCAACGTCCAGCCGTACGGGATCCTGCACGGCGGCGCGAACGCGGTCCTGGCCGAGACGCTCGGCTCTTACGCCGCCTCGGTGCATGCCGGCGCGAACCGCGCCAGCGTCGGCATCGAGCTGAGCTGCACCCACCACCGCGCCGCCCGCGAAGGGATCGTCACCGGCGAAGCCCGGGCGATTCACCTGGGCAGGAGCCTGGCAACCTACGAGATCGTCATCGAGGACGACCAGCAGCGTCGACTGTGCACGGCCCGCCTCACCTGTTTGTTGCGCGAACGCCCGCCGGGCGCCTGAGATACGAAAACGGCCCCGCGGCGTGCGCTGCGGGGCCGCTTTCATCTCGTGGGAATGACGCGGTGTAGCGCGGCCTCACCGAGCCAACGCGCTGCCTTCGGCCAGTGCCCGCGATCTTGACAGTCGGCGTCGGCGCTGGATGAGCACCTGGTCGATGGTGCCGTGCTGCTCCGGTCCGCGCAGCCGACGCAGCAACCCGTTCGTCGGAGCCACCCGGCGGGTGTAAGCGGCAGCGAAACCCAACCGGGCCAGCGCCCGGTTTGCATCCCGAGCTTGAGAGGGCACCGAACACGTGATCTGTTCCACGCCCCCACGCTGAGCCGTCGAGGCGGCCGCTGCCAGCAAGGAGCGTCCTACCCCGTTGCCGCGGTACTCGGGCAGCACGAAGAGGTCGTCGATCGACATCGAGGGCGCGTCCAGGTTGGCGCTCCATGGCTGCTTGGTGGTCCAGGCGTAGCCGGCGTACTCGCCGTTGTGGTAGGCGAGAAGAACGATGACGTGGTCCCGGAAGGCCACCTCAGCCAGTCGGCCGTCGGCAACAGCTCGACGCGCGCCCTCTGCAGACAGACCTGAGGCGACACGTCGGGACACCCAGATCTGCGCGAAGTGGGAGAAAGCTTCGGGATCTTCGGGTTCCAGCGGTACGACGGATGGCAGGCCACGCGCCACGATGAGCCTCCTGAGGCGGTCGGACACGACACGCCCCGGGCTAGGTCCCAGAACCGGGCGCATCGTTGAGCGCGCCAGGGAGGCAGGAGGGGCCGCACGAGCCAGGGGTGCACGTGCTGATGGGCCGAGCATAGGCCAGGAGTGCTCCTGCGGGAAGCTGTGCGGGGTTCCTGTGAAATTCACCTCTACGCTGTGGCGGTGGATGCAGCCTTCCCCGGAGTCGGAACTCTCATCAACAGCGCGACGGTGGTCGCCGGCGCTTTGCTCGGTATGGCTGCTGGACATCGGCTGCCGCAACGCACCCGTTCCGTAGTGACCGACTGTCTGGGCCTGGTCACCCTGCTCATGGCGGGGTTGTCCATCACCAGCGTCAACGACGTTTCGCTGCGGGCTGCAGTGGGTGGCTCCGCCCCCGTGCTCATCGTGCTGGGCAGCTTGCTGATCGGCGGGATCGCCGGATCACTGCTGCGCATCGAGGACCGACTCAACGCTCTGGCCGGGGCCGTTCAAGCCACATTCGCCCGCGATGACAGCGAAGAAGGCCGAGAACGTTTCCTCGAAGGGTGGCTGACCGCGACCCTGCTGTTCTGCGTCGGTCCCCTGACGATCCTGGGTTCCCTCAGCGATGGGTTGGGCCGTGGCATTGACCAGTTGGCCGTGAAATCCGTCCTGGACTTCTTCGCCTCCATCGCGTTCGCCGCCTCCTTCGGGGTCGGCGTGCTGCTGGCTGCCGGTTCGGTCCTGGTCGTCCAAGGCGCGCTCACCCTCGTCGGGGTGCTGCTCGGGGCGGTGATGCCAGAAGCTCAGATCGCAGCATTGAGCGCCACCGGGGGCCTGATGCTGCTCGGGATCGCGTTCCGGCTCCTGCGCATCCGCGACATCCCCGTCGGTGACCTGCTACCGGCGCTCCTCGTGGCGCCGCTGCTGGTTCAAGCGGTCACCTGGCTGCGCTGAGGCGCCAGGGACCGAGGCTGGGAGGTTCACCACGCAGCTGCGGGGCTCATGGCCGGCCAGCTGCCTCTGACGGCCCCGGTGAGGGCCTGGGAAGCGGCACGGCAGGAGTGGGGGGCTGGCACGGGTGCTGCCGGGCGCTGCTGGGCCAGCCGAGCACCCGGCAGCCCATGGCAATCCGCCGCAGAGCGGTGCTGTTGCCGGTTCAGGCCTTCTTGCCGGGTAGCCCGGTGATGACGGCCTCAGCGACCTCACGCATGCCCAGTCGGCGGTCCATAGCCGTCTTCTGGATCCAGCGGAACGCCTCCTGTTCGCTCAGCTTCAACTGAGACATCAGGACGCCCTTGGCCCGGTCCACCGCCTTGCGGGTTTCCAACCGCTCGCTCAAGTCGGCGATCTCGGACTCCAGCGTGTGCCACTCCACCCAGCGGGAACGGGCGATGTCGATGGCCGGCCGCAGGTCGTCGATGGTGAACGGCTTGACCACGTAGGCCATAACGCCGGCGTCGCGAGCCCGCTCGACGAGGTCCTTGTCGCTGAAGGCGGTGAGCATAACCACCGGGGCCAACCGTTCCTGGCCGATGGTCGAGGCCGCGGTGATGCCGTCCATGACGGGCATCTTCACGTCCATGATGATCAGGTCCGGGTGGTGCTCCCGGGCGGCCTCGATGGCCTGCTGCCCGTCGCCGACCTGGGCGACGACCTCATATCCGGCCTCGGCCAGCATCTCGGCCAGGTCAAGGCGGATGAGCGCTTCGTCTTCAGCGACGACGATGCGCAAGCTCTCCGGCTTTCCACCTTCGGGGCTCGGGGTGCTGTTCGTGTCGGGAAGGGGCTGGGGGGCGGCCTGGTCTGAAGTCACCCGCTAAGGATAGACGCCCCGACCAGGGAGCTGGATGTTGGTGCCGGGAGCGGGACTTGAACCCGCACGACCTTTCGGCCAAAGCATTTTGAGTGCTCCGTGTCTGCCATTCCACCACCCCGGCGAGGGTGTCGCACGCCCCAAAGTGTACTGGTTCCTCGGGGCGTGCGAACACGGGTGTCTAGCGTGTCAGGAAGTCGACCCGCCGACTTCGTGAATCTGCAGTGCGTTCGTGGATCCCTCGACTCCGTGCGGGGCGCCCGCAACGACGACGAGCGTATCGCCCGCGGCGGCCCAACCCCGTTCGGTGAGTTGACGATCCACTTCGGCGATCATCGCGCTGGTGTCGTCCATCTCCGGCAGCATCAGGGTGTTGATGCCCCAGGTGAGCGCCAGTCGGCGTCGGGTTACCCCGCGCTGAGAGAAGGCCAACATGGGTAGCTCGGGACGCACCCGAGACATCCGCCGTGCGGTGTCACCCGAGGTGGTGAAGGTCACCAGGAACTTTGCGTGCAGCAACGAGCCGATTTCGGCCGCTGCCCAGGTGACGGCCCCACCGGTGGTGCTGGGTCGGGTTCCCAGCGCCGGGATCCGGGACAACCCGTGGTCCTCGGTGTTCTCGATGATGCGGGCCATCGTGCGCACCGCGAGCACCGGCCAGGAGCCGACGCTGGTCTCACCGGAGAGCATGATCGCGTCAGCGCCATCCAGGACGGCGTTGGCGCAGTCGCTGGCCTCGGCGCGGGTCGGGCGTGAGTTCTCGATCATCGACTCCAACACCTGGGTCGCCACGATGACCGGCTTGGCGTCGCGACGCGCCAGATCCACAGCCCGCTTCTGAACCAGCGGAACCTCTTCCAACGGCATCTCCACGCCCAGGTCGCCACGGGCGACCATGATGCCGTCGAAGGTGCGCACGATCTCTTCCAGATTGGCCACGGCCTGCGGCTTCTCGACCTTGGCGATGATCGGTCGACGAATGCCTTCTTCGTCCATGATCTCGTGCAGGCGGTCGATGTCGCGGGCGTCGCGCACGAAGGACAGCGCGATCCAGTCGGCACCGACGCGCAGTGCCCACCGCAGATCGTCCTCGTCCTTCTCGGACAGCGCTGGCACGCTGACTGCCACACCGGGCAGGTTGATGCCCTTGTTATTGCTGATCATTCCGCCTTCGAGGACCTCACACCGAACCTCGGTGGCGGTGACCTCGACGGCGCGCAGGCTGATTTTGCCGTCGTCGATCAGCAGGGTGTCGCCGGGGCGGACATCGCCCGGCAACCCCTTGAAGGTGGTGCCGACCCGGGTGGCATCACCGTCTACTTCGTCGGTGGTGATGGTGAATTCGGCGCCCACCGCGAGGTGGACCGGCCCGCCGGAGAAACGCCCGGTGCGAATCTTGGGCCCTTGCAGGTCGACCAGGACGGCGATAGCGCGCCCGGATTCTTCTGCTGCTTGGTGAACCCACTTGATCTGCTGCTCGTGTTCGGCATGGGAGCCGTGGGAGCGGTTGATGCGAGCCACATCTAGGCCCGCGTCGATGAGGGCCCGAATGGCTTCCTGGGAGTTCACGGCGGGACCGAGGGTACTGACAATTTTGGCTCGACGCATGAACCCCATTCTAGAGCCCTAAAGTTCGACCCCCTGAACCGCTCCGCGGCGGCCAGGGGGTCGAGCAGGTGAACTCTGTCTGCTACAGCGAGATGATCGCTACACCACCAGCGGCCGATCGGTCGGTGAAATCGGCTGCGGCAGGTTTGATTCGCCGCTCAACCAGGCGTCGACGCCGGCTGCCGCCGCCCGCCCCTCAGCGATAGCCCAGACGATGAGAGATTGCCCGCGACCGGCGTCTCCGGCCACGAAGACCCCCGGCACGCTGGACATGAAGTGCTCATCGCGCACGATGTTGCTGCGGGCGTCTCGCTCCACTCCGAGCTGATCGACCAGACCCCCGCCTTGGGGTCCGAGGAAACCCATGGCCAGCAGCACGAGTTGGGCCGGGAGCACCTTCTCGGTACCGGAAACCTCCACCGGGGCTCCGTTCTCGAAGCGGACCTCGGTCAACCGCAAACCGCTGACGTGACCGTCCTGGCCGATGAACTCTTTGGTGTTCACCGCATAGACCCGCTCACCGCCTTCCTCGTGGGCGCTGGCCACCCGGTACAGCATGGGGTAGGTCGGCCACGGATGCGCCTGGCTGCGCTCCTGCCCGGGCCGGGGCATGATCTCCAGTGAGGTCACCGAGCGTGCCCCCTGGCGGTGTGCGGTACCGATGCAGTCGGCGCCGGTGTCACCACCACCGATGACCACGACGTCCTTGCCGGTGGCGACGATCTGGTTCTCGACCTCGCCGCCGAGGGCCACCTTGTTGGCCTGCGGCAGGAAATCCATGGCCTGCACGATGCCGTCCAGCTCGCGGCCCGGAACGGGCAGGTCACGAGGCACCGTGGAGCCGATGGCCAGAACCACCGCGTCGTAACGGCGCCGCAAGTCTTCACCGGTGACGTCTACACCGATGTTGACGCCGGTACGGAAGCGGGTTCCCTCCGCGCGCATCTGGGCCAGGCGCCGGTCGATGACCGACTTCTCCAGCTTGAACTCCGGGATGCCGTAGCGCAGCAGCCCGCCGGCCTTGTCGGCGCGTTCGAAGACGGCGACGGTATGCCCGGCTCGGGTGAGTTGCTGGGCCGTGGCCAGGCCCGCAGGCCCGGAACCGACGACGGCGACCGTGCGACCCGAGAGTCGCTCCGGGATGACCGGGGTCACCCGCCCGTCGTCGAAAGCGCGGTCCACGACCGTCACCTCTACCTGCTTGATGGTCACCGCGGGCTGGTTGATCCCGAGCACGCAGGCGCTCTCGCAGGGCGCAGGGCACAACCGACCCGTGAACTCCGGGAAGTTGTTGGTGGCGTGCAGTCGCTCGATCGCCTCCGGCCAGCGGCCGTTCCAGGTGAAGGTGTTCCACTCCGGAATGAGGTTGCCCAGCGGGCACGCGCTGTGGCAAAACGGGATACCGCAGTCCATGCAGCGCCCCGCCTGCTCCTGCAGCTCCTCGGGGTCTTGCTTCTCATAGACCTCCTTCCAGTCCTTGATGCGTACCGGCACCGGGCGCCGCTGGGGGAGCTTGCGGTCACGGACCTTGAGAAAGCCCTGGGGGTCAGCCACGGGTCACCTCCAAAATCTGCTCCCACACCTGGGGAGAGTCGGGTTCGAGCCCCCGTGTCGCCGCCACTTCGCGGACGTCGATAACACGTTGGTAGGCACGAGGCAGGATGAGCGAGAAGCGGCCGCGAGCCGCCTGCCAGTCGGCCAGGAGTCCGGCCGCGACGGCCGAACCGGTTTCGTCGACATGGCGCTGACACAGATCGCGAACGATCGCTTCGTCCCGCTCGCGCAGCGGCAGAACGTCGACGAGTTCGCGGTTGACGCGATGTTCCAGCAGATCCAGGACGTAGGCGAGTCCACCGGACATCCCGGCACCGAAGTTGCGTCCGATGCGCCCCAGGACCAGGACGGTGCCGCCGGTCATGTACTCGCACCCGTGGTCGCCCACGCCTTCGACCACAGCGATGGCGCCGGAGTTGCGCACGCAGAACCGCTCCCCTGCCATTCCGCGCAGGAAGATCTCTCCGCTGGTGGCGCCGTAGCCGACCACGTTGCCGGCGATGACGTTCGCCTCGGCCGCAACCGTGGAGCCGACCGCGGGGCGCACGATGACGCGCCCACCGGAGAGGCCCTTGCCGACGTAGTCGTTGGCTTCACCGAAGAGGCGCAAGGTGATGCCGGCCGGGATGAACGCCCCCAGGGACTGCCCTGCCTGACCGTTGAGCACTACTTCGATCGTGTCCGCGGGCAGCCCGTGGGGGTGAGCGCGGGAAACCTCGTGGCCCAACATGGTTCCCACGGTCCGGTTGACGTTACGGATCGGCGACTCGATACGTACCGGGCCGCCGCCGTCGATCGCCGAGCGGGCCTGGGCAACCAGATCGACGTCCAGGGCACGCTCCAGGCCGTGCTCCTGGCCGACTGAGCAGTACCGGGTCGTGCCGGGTGCCGGTACGGCTTCGGTGAGCAGTCCGGACAGGTCCAGCCCGCTGGCCTTCCAGTGCGCTACGGCGCCGTCGACGTCCAGGACGCCGGTCTGTCCGACGGCCTCCTGGATGCTGCGGAAGCCCAGATCGGCGAGGATCTGACGCACCTGGGTCGCGATGTACTCGAAGAAGGTCTCCACGAATTCCGGCTTACCCGTGAAACGTTCCCGCAGTTCGGGGTTCTGGGTGGCGATGCCGACCGGGCAGGTGTCCTGATGACAGACCCGCATCATGACGCACCCGGAGACGACCAGAGGGGCGGTGGCGAATCCGAACTCCTCCGCGCCCAGCAGCGCCGCGATCACCACATCGCGACCGGTCTTCAACTGTCCGTCGGTCTGTACCACGATCCGATCCCGCAGCCCATTGAGGATGAGGGTCTGCTGGGTCTCGGCCAGTCCCAACTCCCAGGGGGCGCCGGCATGCTTCAGCGAGGTCAGTGGCGAGGCGCCGGTGCCGCCGTCGTGGCCGGAGACGAGCACCACATCGGCGCGTGCCTTGCTTACCCCGGCCGCGACGGTGCCGATGCCCACTTCGGAGACCAGTTTGACGTGCACCCTGGCGTGCGAGTTCGCGTTCTTCAAATCGTGGATGAGCTGCGCCAGGTCCTCGATGGAATAGATGTCATGGTGCGGCGGCGGGGAGATCAGGCCGATACCGGGTGTGCTGTGCCGGGTCTTGGCCACCCACGGGTAGACCTTGGCGCCCGGAAGCTGACCGCCCTCCCCCGGTTTGGCGCCTTGGGCCATCTTGATCTGAATATCGTCGGCGTGGGTCAGGTACAGGCTTGTCACCCCGAAGCGACCCGAGGCGACCTGCTTGATGGCGCTGCGACGTGTGGGGTCCAACAGCCGCTCGACGTCCTCGCCGCCCTCGCCGGTGTTGGACTTGGCACCCAGCCGGTTCATCGCCACGGCCAAGGTCTCATGGGCTTCTTGACTGATCGAGCCGTAACTCATCGCGCCGGTGGAGAAGCGCTTGAGGATTTCGCTGACGGGTTCCACCTCATCCAACGGGACCGGGGCTCGCACCCCGTCGCGGAACTCGAAGAGCCCCCGCAACGTCATCAGACGTCGCGCCTGGTCATCGACGCGTTGGGTGTATTGCTCGAACACATCGAACCGGCGGTTGCGGGTCGCATGCTGCAGTCGGAAGACCGTCTCGGGGTCGAACAGGTGCGGTTCGCCCTCCCGGCGCCACTGGTACTCCCCGCCCACGGGTAGGACCCGGTGGCTTGGGCTGATGCCGTCGCGCGGGTAGGCCAGCGCGTGTCGGGCGGCGACCTCGGCAGTCAGCACGTCCAGGCTGACCCCACCTAGTTGACTGGTGGTGCCGGTGAAGTAGGAGTCGACCACGTCCTGCGCCAGTCCGATACACTCGAAAACCTGCGCGCCCCGGTAAGAGGCCACGGTCGAGATGCCCATCTTGGACATCACCTTCAAGACGCCCTTGCCGAGCGCCTTGATCAGGTTCGCGACCGCTTCTTCGGCGGTGACGCCCGCCAACGCACCGCGGCGCACCATGTCTTCGACGGTTTCCATCGCCAAGTAGGGGTTGACCGCGGCAGCGCCGTAACCGATGAGCAGGGCCACGTGGTGCACCTCGCGCACATCGCCGGCCTCCACCAGCAGCCCGACCCGGGTGCGGGTTTTCTCGCGGACGAGGTGGTGGTGGACGGCCGCGGTCAGCAGCAGCGAGGGGATGGGCGCCTGGTCCGGGGTGGAATCGCGGTCGGACAGCACGATGTAGCTCGCCCCACGCGAGATGGCCGCCGAGACCTCCTTGAAGATCATTTCCAGGCGCCGCTTCATCGCGGCGGCCCCACCGGCCACGTCATATAGGCCCTGCACGACCACGGTGCGGCGTGCGCTGGTGGCATCACCGAAGACGTCTTCGTCGATGTGCACGATCTTGGCCAGTTCGTCGTTGTCGATAACCGGGAAACGCAGCACGATC
Protein-coding regions in this window:
- the pyk gene encoding pyruvate kinase; protein product: MRRAKIVSTLGPAVNSQEAIRALIDAGLDVARINRSHGSHAEHEQQIKWVHQAAEESGRAIAVLVDLQGPKIRTGRFSGGPVHLAVGAEFTITTDEVDGDATRVGTTFKGLPGDVRPGDTLLIDDGKISLRAVEVTATEVRCEVLEGGMISNNKGINLPGVAVSVPALSEKDEDDLRWALRVGADWIALSFVRDARDIDRLHEIMDEEGIRRPIIAKVEKPQAVANLEEIVRTFDGIMVARGDLGVEMPLEEVPLVQKRAVDLARRDAKPVIVATQVLESMIENSRPTRAEASDCANAVLDGADAIMLSGETSVGSWPVLAVRTMARIIENTEDHGLSRIPALGTRPSTTGGAVTWAAAEIGSLLHAKFLVTFTTSGDTARRMSRVRPELPMLAFSQRGVTRRRLALTWGINTLMLPEMDDTSAMIAEVDRQLTERGWAAAGDTLVVVAGAPHGVEGSTNALQIHEVGGSTS
- a CDS encoding PaaI family thioesterase, coding for MERMGIEITHVGPEGARGTMPVEGNVQPYGILHGGANAVLAETLGSYAASVHAGANRASVGIELSCTHHRAAREGIVTGEARAIHLGRSLATYEIVIEDDQQRRLCTARLTCLLRERPPGA
- a CDS encoding GNAT family N-acetyltransferase, with translation MARGLPSVVPLEPEDPEAFSHFAQIWVSRRVASGLSAEGARRAVADGRLAEVAFRDHVIVLLAYHNGEYAGYAWTTKQPWSANLDAPSMSIDDLFVLPEYRGNGVGRSLLAAAASTAQRGGVEQITCSVPSQARDANRALARLGFAAAYTRRVAPTNGLLRRLRGPEQHGTIDQVLIQRRRRLSRSRALAEGSALAR
- a CDS encoding ANTAR domain-containing response regulator, whose translation is MTSDQAAPQPLPDTNSTPSPEGGKPESLRIVVAEDEALIRLDLAEMLAEAGYEVVAQVGDGQQAIEAAREHHPDLIIMDVKMPVMDGITAASTIGQERLAPVVMLTAFSDKDLVERARDAGVMAYVVKPFTIDDLRPAIDIARSRWVEWHTLESEIADLSERLETRKAVDRAKGVLMSQLKLSEQEAFRWIQKTAMDRRLGMREVAEAVITGLPGKKA
- a CDS encoding DUF554 domain-containing protein — its product is MDAAFPGVGTLINSATVVAGALLGMAAGHRLPQRTRSVVTDCLGLVTLLMAGLSITSVNDVSLRAAVGGSAPVLIVLGSLLIGGIAGSLLRIEDRLNALAGAVQATFARDDSEEGRERFLEGWLTATLLFCVGPLTILGSLSDGLGRGIDQLAVKSVLDFFASIAFAASFGVGVLLAAGSVLVVQGALTLVGVLLGAVMPEAQIAALSATGGLMLLGIAFRLLRIRDIPVGDLLPALLVAPLLVQAVTWLR
- a CDS encoding glutamate synthase subunit beta, with translation MADPQGFLKVRDRKLPQRRPVPVRIKDWKEVYEKQDPEELQEQAGRCMDCGIPFCHSACPLGNLIPEWNTFTWNGRWPEAIERLHATNNFPEFTGRLCPAPCESACVLGINQPAVTIKQVEVTVVDRAFDDGRVTPVIPERLSGRTVAVVGSGPAGLATAQQLTRAGHTVAVFERADKAGGLLRYGIPEFKLEKSVIDRRLAQMRAEGTRFRTGVNIGVDVTGEDLRRRYDAVVLAIGSTVPRDLPVPGRELDGIVQAMDFLPQANKVALGGEVENQIVATGKDVVVIGGGDTGADCIGTAHRQGARSVTSLEIMPRPGQERSQAHPWPTYPMLYRVASAHEEGGERVYAVNTKEFIGQDGHVSGLRLTEVRFENGAPVEVSGTEKVLPAQLVLLAMGFLGPQGGGLVDQLGVERDARSNIVRDEHFMSSVPGVFVAGDAGRGQSLIVWAIAEGRAAAAGVDAWLSGESNLPQPISPTDRPLVV
- the gltB gene encoding glutamate synthase large subunit, with the translated sequence MPPAYSALPRATGLYDPANEHDACGVAMVATLRGTPGHDIVEHALTALLNLDHRGATGADPMVGDGAGILTQIPDAFLRAVTDFELPAKGHYVAGTAYLPVEHEERDQVRAAITDLAREEGLQVLGWREVPINTQDIGAAALEAMPAFEQLFLAPEQEHVHGLALERLAFCLRKRAERELEVYFPSLSGRTHVYKGMLTPHQLTTFFPDLKDERLVTELALVHSRFSTNTFPAWPLAHPYRFIAHNGEINTVRGNRNWMQARESLLHSDLIGGDLERLFPICTPGASDSASFDEVLELLHLGGRSLPHAMLMMIPEAWEKHAEMDPARAAFYEYHSLFMEPWDGPACVTFTDGTLIGAVLDRNGLRPGRYWITDDGLVVLGSEAGVLDIDPARIKKRGRLKPGHMFLVDTEHGRIVGDEEIKAGLAAQHPYSEWLQEGLIHLCDLPEREHILHTPSSVARRQQTFGYTQEELRLILAPMARTGGEALGSMGTDTPIAVLSERPRLIFDYFTQLFAQVTNPPLDSIREELVTSLDSAIGPEGNALQAGSEHTHQIVLRFPVIDNDELAKIVHIDEDVFGDATSARRTVVVQGLYDVAGGAAAMKRRLEMIFKEVSAAISRGASYIVLSDRDSTPDQAPIPSLLLTAAVHHHLVREKTRTRVGLLVEAGDVREVHHVALLIGYGAAAVNPYLAMETVEDMVRRGALAGVTAEEAVANLIKALGKGVLKVMSKMGISTVASYRGAQVFECIGLAQDVVDSYFTGTTSQLGGVSLDVLTAEVAARHALAYPRDGISPSHRVLPVGGEYQWRREGEPHLFDPETVFRLQHATRNRRFDVFEQYTQRVDDQARRLMTLRGLFEFRDGVRAPVPLDEVEPVSEILKRFSTGAMSYGSISQEAHETLAVAMNRLGAKSNTGEGGEDVERLLDPTRRSAIKQVASGRFGVTSLYLTHADDIQIKMAQGAKPGEGGQLPGAKVYPWVAKTRHSTPGIGLISPPPHHDIYSIEDLAQLIHDLKNANSHARVHVKLVSEVGIGTVAAGVSKARADVVLVSGHDGGTGASPLTSLKHAGAPWELGLAETQQTLILNGLRDRIVVQTDGQLKTGRDVVIAALLGAEEFGFATAPLVVSGCVMMRVCHQDTCPVGIATQNPELRERFTGKPEFVETFFEYIATQVRQILADLGFRSIQEAVGQTGVLDVDGAVAHWKASGLDLSGLLTEAVPAPGTTRYCSVGQEHGLERALDVDLVAQARSAIDGGGPVRIESPIRNVNRTVGTMLGHEVSRAHPHGLPADTIEVVLNGQAGQSLGAFIPAGITLRLFGEANDYVGKGLSGGRVIVRPAVGSTVAAEANVIAGNVVGYGATSGEIFLRGMAGERFCVRNSGAIAVVEGVGDHGCEYMTGGTVLVLGRIGRNFGAGMSGGLAYVLDLLEHRVNRELVDVLPLRERDEAIVRDLCQRHVDETGSAVAAGLLADWQAARGRFSLILPRAYQRVIDVREVAATRGLEPDSPQVWEQILEVTRG